From Scophthalmus maximus strain ysfricsl-2021 chromosome 14, ASM2237912v1, whole genome shotgun sequence, one genomic window encodes:
- the nabp1a gene encoding SOSS complex subunit B2 has product MATAATESVFLLKDVKPGSKNLNIVFIVLEIGRVTKTKDGHEVRSCKVADKSGSIAISVWDELGSLIQPGDIIKLTRGYASIWKGCLTLYTGRGGDLQKIGEFCMVYSEVPNFSEPNPELLTQGNQQNKSGKPDQNQRGNSPPNQNSGTPAPPGNGSMPPFANNNNNNPPTGGPRDSAFGNAGRPNGRSPGNGAPPASVSGPPTAAKSSVTISNGRDPRRAKR; this is encoded by the exons ATGGCAACCGCCGCGACCGAGTCCGTGTTTCTGCTGAAGGATGTGAAGCCCGGGTCGAAGAATTTGAACATCGTATTCATCGTTTTGGAAATAG GGCGCGTGACCAAAACGAAAGACGGCCACGAGGTGCGCTCCTGCAAGGTGGCGGACAAGAGCGGCAGCATCGCCATCTCCGTGTGGGACGAGCTGGGCAGCCTCATCCAGCCGGGGGACATCATCAAGCTGACCAgagg CTACGCATCCATATGGAAGGGGTGCCTGACCCTGTACACCGGAAGAGGAGGGGACCTGCAGAAGATCGGAGA GTTCTGCATGGTGTATTCAGAAGTGCCCAACTTCAGTGAACCAAACCCAGAGCTGCTGACCCAAGGGAACCAGCAAAACAAGTCT GGGAAACCAGACCAGAATCAGAGGGGGAACTCTCCGCCCAATCAGAATTCAGGTACACCTGCCCCACCAG GTAATGGTTCTATGCCGCCAtttgccaacaacaacaacaacaacccaccaACTGGTGGACCCCGTGACTCTGCGTTTGGGAATGCTGGGCGACCCAACGGCCGGTCACCCGGCAACGGAGCACCTCCGGCTTCGGTTTCCGGACCCCCGACAGCCGCAAAGTCCTCAGTTACCATTAGCAACGGCAGGGACCCACGCCGTGCCAAAAGATGA
- the LOC118320455 gene encoding C-X-C chemokine receptor type 2 isoform X1, whose protein sequence is MNDPNSSSFVIDFGSIYDELNFTYNDSEFVINPETQPCNSFSLPDAVMIMVSTFYVLIFLVAIPGNLVVGLVIGLSKQTLPPSDLYLLHLAVADLLLAVTLPLSAVSVTWGWVFGDAMCKIATILQELSFYSSILFLTCISVDRYMVIVRAMDARKANRQLVSWGVCAAVWAVGALLSLPGLFNSSSTTQNSNRLVCAEQYDPTSADEWRLATRIIRHALGFLIPLAIMLLCYGVTVRRLLRVRGGFQRQRAMRVIVAVVVAFLLCWTPYHVAVMADSFFRTKIVPYRCPARTAVDQAMFATQSLGLLHSCVNPVLYAFVGEKFRRRLQQFMRKAGVLERASVTRASRSSLSSEITSTVM, encoded by the exons ATGAATG ATCCAAACTCATCATCTTTTGTCATAGACTTTGGCTCCATCTATGACGAACTCAACTTCACCTACAATGACTCCGAGTTCGTCATAAACCCCGAGACGCAGCCCTGCAACTCCTTCTCCTTACCAGATGCGGTGATGATCATGGTCAGCACATTCTACGTCCTCATCTTTCTGGTGGCCATTCCTGGAAACCTGGTGGTCGGGCTGGTGATCGGCCTCAGCAAGCAGACGCTGCCGCCCTCCGACCTCTACCTCCTCCACCTGGCGGTCGCCGACCTCCTGCTCGCCGTCACTCTCCCGTTGTCGGCCGTCTCCGTCACGTGGGGCTGGGTGTTCGGAGATGCCATGTGCAAAATTGCCACCATCCTCCAGGAGCTGAGCTTCTACTCCAGCATCCTCTTCCTGACCTGCATCAGTGTGGACCGCTACATGGTTATTGTGCGCGCTATGGATGCGCGCAAGGCGAACCGGCAGCTGGTCAGCTGGGGGGTTTGTGCTGCCGTCTGGGCTGTCGGGGCGCTGCTGTCCCTGCCGGGGCTCTTCAATTCCTCCTCCACGACTCAAAACTCCAACCGCCTAGTGTGCGCCGAACAGTACGATCCCACCAGTGCTGACGAGTGGCGGCTGGCCACCAGAATCATTCGCCACGCTTTGGGTTTTCTGATCCCCCTGGCAATCATGCTGCTCTGTTACGGAGTAACCGTCCGGCGCCTCCTCCGCGTCCGTGGGGGGTTTCAGCGGCAGCGAGCCATGAGAGTGATCGTAGCCGTGGTGGTGGCCTTTCTGCTTTGCTGGACGCCGTACCACGTCGCAGTGATGGCAGACTCTTTTTTCAGGACAAAGATAGTGCCATACCGGTGCCCAGCCAGGACGGCGGTGGATCAGGCCATGTTCGCCACCCAGAGTCTCGGCCTGCTCCACAGTTGTGTCAACCCGGTGCTGTACGCCTTCGTGGGGGAGAAGTTCAGGCGGAGGCTGCAGCAGTTCATGAGGAAGGCCGGCGTCCTGGAGAGGGCGTCGGTGACGAGGGCCAGCAGGTCGTCGCTGTCGTCGGAAATAACATCCACGGTCATGTGA
- the LOC118320455 gene encoding C-X-C chemokine receptor type 2 isoform X2, with the protein MNDFGSIYDELNFTYNDSEFVINPETQPCNSFSLPDAVMIMVSTFYVLIFLVAIPGNLVVGLVIGLSKQTLPPSDLYLLHLAVADLLLAVTLPLSAVSVTWGWVFGDAMCKIATILQELSFYSSILFLTCISVDRYMVIVRAMDARKANRQLVSWGVCAAVWAVGALLSLPGLFNSSSTTQNSNRLVCAEQYDPTSADEWRLATRIIRHALGFLIPLAIMLLCYGVTVRRLLRVRGGFQRQRAMRVIVAVVVAFLLCWTPYHVAVMADSFFRTKIVPYRCPARTAVDQAMFATQSLGLLHSCVNPVLYAFVGEKFRRRLQQFMRKAGVLERASVTRASRSSLSSEITSTVM; encoded by the exons ATGAATG ACTTTGGCTCCATCTATGACGAACTCAACTTCACCTACAATGACTCCGAGTTCGTCATAAACCCCGAGACGCAGCCCTGCAACTCCTTCTCCTTACCAGATGCGGTGATGATCATGGTCAGCACATTCTACGTCCTCATCTTTCTGGTGGCCATTCCTGGAAACCTGGTGGTCGGGCTGGTGATCGGCCTCAGCAAGCAGACGCTGCCGCCCTCCGACCTCTACCTCCTCCACCTGGCGGTCGCCGACCTCCTGCTCGCCGTCACTCTCCCGTTGTCGGCCGTCTCCGTCACGTGGGGCTGGGTGTTCGGAGATGCCATGTGCAAAATTGCCACCATCCTCCAGGAGCTGAGCTTCTACTCCAGCATCCTCTTCCTGACCTGCATCAGTGTGGACCGCTACATGGTTATTGTGCGCGCTATGGATGCGCGCAAGGCGAACCGGCAGCTGGTCAGCTGGGGGGTTTGTGCTGCCGTCTGGGCTGTCGGGGCGCTGCTGTCCCTGCCGGGGCTCTTCAATTCCTCCTCCACGACTCAAAACTCCAACCGCCTAGTGTGCGCCGAACAGTACGATCCCACCAGTGCTGACGAGTGGCGGCTGGCCACCAGAATCATTCGCCACGCTTTGGGTTTTCTGATCCCCCTGGCAATCATGCTGCTCTGTTACGGAGTAACCGTCCGGCGCCTCCTCCGCGTCCGTGGGGGGTTTCAGCGGCAGCGAGCCATGAGAGTGATCGTAGCCGTGGTGGTGGCCTTTCTGCTTTGCTGGACGCCGTACCACGTCGCAGTGATGGCAGACTCTTTTTTCAGGACAAAGATAGTGCCATACCGGTGCCCAGCCAGGACGGCGGTGGATCAGGCCATGTTCGCCACCCAGAGTCTCGGCCTGCTCCACAGTTGTGTCAACCCGGTGCTGTACGCCTTCGTGGGGGAGAAGTTCAGGCGGAGGCTGCAGCAGTTCATGAGGAAGGCCGGCGTCCTGGAGAGGGCGTCGGTGACGAGGGCCAGCAGGTCGTCGCTGTCGTCGGAAATAACATCCACGGTCATGTGA